The following proteins are co-located in the Candidatus Polarisedimenticolia bacterium genome:
- a CDS encoding lipase maturation factor family protein, with product MFDGDCHFCRRWIERWKQTTGDAVEYASYQEAAPLFPQIDPERFRRSILLVEQDGSHSEGAEAVFRVLAHGGKSRLLWAYRRLPPVRAAADLGYSLVASHRPFFSRLTRWLIGPGIRRPSYLITRWVYLRLLGIIFLIAFASFGVQWKGLIGERGILPAGKLMEAVAGALGPQRYTAYPTLLWLAPGDESIGLLTLAGALLSCLLILDFAPGPILLLLWGAYLSLMTVSGDFLEFQWDILLLETAFLSAFFAPWKLLPGLHRDTRPPPAALWLLRFLLFRLMFASGVVKLASGDPTWWGLSALRVHYETQPLPTAIGWYAHQLPAAFQRFSAAVMFVIELGLPFLIFLPRRLRLLAFSGFCLLQLAIALTGNYCFFNLLTMTLCLLLLDDTLLARFFPPGMRAQSEAPRALGWRVFMRTPVIALLFVAILPLEIMALSRCARRSFPWPETLRAAERAVFPFRTVGSYGLFARMTPERNEIVVEGSKDGERWEAYEFKWKPGDLHRAPGWVQPHQPRLDWQMWFAALGTVRDNPWFQNFMVRLLQGSQDVLVLLEKNPFPAGPPRYVRALLYRYRFTDAAQRHSEGTWWRREARGIYCPPVSLRSP from the coding sequence ATCTTCGACGGCGATTGCCACTTCTGCCGTCGCTGGATCGAGCGCTGGAAGCAGACCACGGGCGACGCCGTCGAGTACGCTTCCTACCAGGAAGCGGCCCCGCTCTTCCCCCAGATCGATCCCGAGCGATTCCGCCGCTCCATCCTGCTGGTGGAGCAGGACGGCTCCCACTCCGAAGGGGCGGAGGCGGTGTTCCGCGTCCTGGCGCATGGCGGGAAGAGCCGGCTCCTGTGGGCCTATCGGCGCCTGCCGCCGGTGCGCGCGGCGGCCGATCTCGGTTACTCCCTCGTAGCCTCCCATCGTCCTTTCTTTTCCCGCCTGACACGCTGGCTGATCGGACCGGGCATCCGGCGCCCTTCGTATCTGATCACCCGCTGGGTCTACCTGCGACTTCTCGGAATCATCTTTCTCATCGCCTTCGCTTCGTTCGGAGTGCAGTGGAAAGGGCTGATCGGCGAGCGCGGGATCCTTCCGGCGGGAAAGCTCATGGAAGCGGTGGCGGGGGCGCTGGGCCCGCAGCGCTACACCGCCTATCCGACGCTCCTTTGGCTGGCCCCCGGCGACGAGTCGATAGGTCTTTTGACCCTGGCGGGCGCGCTCCTGTCCTGTCTTCTGATTCTCGATTTCGCCCCCGGGCCGATTCTTCTCCTGCTCTGGGGCGCCTACCTTTCGCTGATGACGGTGAGCGGCGATTTCCTCGAATTCCAGTGGGACATCCTCCTGCTGGAAACTGCTTTTCTTTCGGCCTTCTTCGCTCCCTGGAAGCTGCTCCCGGGGCTGCATCGCGACACTCGGCCCCCGCCGGCGGCCCTCTGGCTTCTCCGCTTCCTCCTCTTCCGCCTGATGTTCGCCTCGGGAGTCGTGAAGCTGGCGAGCGGCGATCCCACCTGGTGGGGCCTGAGCGCCCTGCGCGTGCATTACGAAACCCAGCCGCTGCCCACCGCGATTGGCTGGTACGCGCACCAGCTGCCTGCCGCCTTCCAGCGCTTCTCGGCAGCCGTGATGTTCGTCATCGAGCTGGGGCTGCCGTTCCTGATCTTCCTGCCACGGCGCCTGCGCCTGCTGGCTTTCAGCGGCTTCTGCCTGCTGCAGCTCGCCATCGCGCTCACCGGCAATTACTGCTTCTTCAACCTGCTGACCATGACGCTGTGCCTGCTGCTGCTCGACGACACGTTGCTCGCCCGCTTCTTCCCGCCCGGCATGCGGGCGCAATCGGAGGCGCCGCGCGCCCTGGGATGGCGGGTCTTCATGCGCACCCCGGTCATCGCGCTGTTGTTCGTGGCGATCCTGCCGCTCGAGATCATGGCGCTGTCGCGCTGCGCGCGGCGCAGCTTCCCGTGGCCCGAGACGCTGCGCGCCGCCGAGCGTGCGGTCTTCCCGTTCCGGACGGTGGGGAGCTACGGGCTGTTCGCGCGCATGACCCCCGAGCGCAACGAGATTGTGGTGGAAGGGAGCAAGGACGGCGAGCGATGGGAGGCTTACGAGTTCAAGTGGAAGCCGGGGGATCTCCACCGCGCCCCGGGATGGGTGCAGCCGCACCAGCCGCGGCTCGACTGGCAGATGTGGTTCGCGGCCCTCGGGACGGTGCGCGACAACCCCTGGTTCCAGAACTTCATGGTGCGGCTGCTGCAAGGATCGCAGGACGTCCTGGTCCTGCTGGAGAAGAATCCGTTCCCGGCCGGCCCGCCGCGCTACGTGCGAGCCTTGCTCTACCGCTACCGCTTCACCGACGCCGCTCAGCGTCACTCCGAGGGCACCTGGTGGCGCCGCGAGGCGCGCGGAATCTACTGCCCGCCGGTCTCGCTGCGCAGCCCCTGA